Proteins co-encoded in one Girardinichthys multiradiatus isolate DD_20200921_A chromosome 11, DD_fGirMul_XY1, whole genome shotgun sequence genomic window:
- the ksr1b gene encoding kinase suppressor of Ras 1 isoform X3, protein MKYICKQLQCKKKVPETERPEALDSYPHLRDWLRTVNLRPQLIQAIEAKLSLDAFLQMTGAQVRDAMRRLGSSSEECARLGAALSCLRSATESGGEVKEDGASWLSEHTRRDSGSLLTADQLLYLGNPFRPHSPSPLARPSTIHSTPSTPTATFPHPRSGSVSAAPSPDALGSYGHSDSTFTDLFPMPRPRTTRLQGHTSTPPVTPPSKRRNKLKPPCTPPPPSRKVLHLLPNITLTRSKSHESQLGNRIEDPPNNKCFKKNKLLQNMQVNGNGCEDSPARYPVKPARSPGVTPAPNTAPYTLPGTPTLIEEHSIIKNNVALHRSSPKAVRRDIGLAVTHRFSTKSWLSQTCQVCQKNMMFGVKCKHCRLKCHNKCTKEAPSCRISFLPIAKIRRTESVPSDINNPVDRPQEAPQFGTLPKAITKKDHPPVMNQPDSSSNPSSTTSSTPSSPAPFQQSNPPSATPPPNPSPKGHRDSRFNFPAAYYFQHRQQFIFPDVCSPANVHSDVLQDTVNEVEQSADDTHAELVEDEDEEERDEDIEVEDPEEEEDNEDDDGHDHGGEYEEDREDMRINMGSDGECDELDDLPCSCGNQWKGPISRKPSQTSVYLQEWDIPFEQLDLGELIGKGRWGRVHKGRWHGEVAIRLLEIDGNNQDHLKLFKKEVMNYRQTRHENVVLFMGACMAPPHLAIITSFCKGRTLYSVVRDTKNNLDINKTRQIAQEIVKGMGYLHAKGIVHKDLKSKNVFHDTNKVVITDFGLFGISGVVQEGRRENKLRLPHGWICYLAPEIVCKMSPGNNEDRLPFSTAADVYAFGTIWYELQARDWPITNQPIEATIWQVGSGEGIKKVLGEISLGKEVTEILSACWAFDSRDRPTFTQLADLLEKLPKLNRRLSHPGHFWKSAEL, encoded by the exons GCAATAGAGGCAAAGTTATCCCTGGACGCGTtcctgcagatgacaggagctCAGGTGAGAGATGCAATGAGAAGACTGGGGTCCAGTTCAGAAGAATGTGCTAGACTTGGTGCTGCCCTCTCCTGTCTAAGGAGTGCCACTGAATCAG GAGGCGAAGTGAAAGAGGATGGTGCTTCCTGGTTGTCTGAGCACACCAGGAGGGACAGCGGCTCTTTACTAACCGCTGACCAGTTGCTTTACCTGGGAAATCCCTTTCGCCCACACAGTCCATCACCTCTAGCCCGCCCATCCACCATCCACTCCACCCCATCCACCCCCACTGCGACCTTCCCTCATCCACGCTCTGGGTCTGTTTCAGCAGCACCTTCACCAGATGCGCTGGGATCATATGGTCATAGTGACAGCACTTTCACGGATCTATTCCCCATGCCTCGGCCACGCACAACCCGGCTCCAAGGGCACACGTCCACTCCGCCTGTAACACCACCCTCAAAGAGGCGCAACAAACTGAAGCCACCCTGCACTCCTCCACCTCCGTCCCGCAAGGTGCTGCATCTGCTCCCCAACATAACTCTGACACGCAGCAAAAGCCACGAGTCCCAGCTGGGGAATCGCATCGAGGATCCTCCCAACAACAA gtgttttaaaaagaacaaattatTACAGAATATGCAAGTGAATGGGAATGGATGTGAGGATTCGCCTGCTCGATATCCAGTCAAGCCTGCAAGGTCCCCTGGAGTAACCCCAGCTCCCAACACCGCACCTTACACCCTGCCAGGGACACCCACGCTGATTGAGGAGCACAGCATAATTAAGA ATAATGTAGCATTGCACCGTAGCTCCCCAAAAGCAGTCAGGAGGGACATCGGTCTAGCAGTCACACACAG GTTTTCAACTAAGTCTTGGTTGTCTCAGACATGTCAAGTGTGCCAGAAGAACATGATGTTCGGTGTTAAATGCAAACACTGTCG ATTAAAGTGCCACAACAAATGCACAAAGGAGGCTCCATCCTGCAGGATCTCCTTTCTACCaa ttgCCAAAATTAGGAGGACCGAGTCAGTTCCTTCTGATATAAACAACCCTGTGGACCGGCCACAAGAGGCTCCGCAGTTTGGAACATTACCAAAGGCCATTACAAAAAAG GATCATCCTCCTGTAATGAACCAGCCAGACTCGAGCAGCAACCCATCCTCCACCACTTCTTCCACACCGTCCTCCCCTGCACCTTTCCAGCAGAGCAATCCCCCTAGTGCCACCCCACCACCTAACCCTTCGCCCAAAGGACACAGAGACAGCCGATTTAACTTTCCAG CTGCGTATTACTTTCAGCATAGGCAGCAGTTTATCTTCCCTG ATGTTTGCAGTCCTGCAAATGTACACTCTGATGTCCTCCAAGACACAGT CAATGAGGTAGAACAATCAGCAGATGACACACACGCTGAGCTGGtagaagatgaagatgaagag GAAAgggatgaagacattgaagttgAAGAtcctgaagaggaggaggacaaTGAAGATGATGACGGACATGACCATGGAGGGGAATACGAGGAGgacagggaggacatgaggatAAACATGGGCTCAGATGGTGAGTGCGATGAGCTGGATGATCTGCCATGCTCTTGCGGAAACCAGTGGAAGGGCCCCATATCCCGCAAGCCCAGTCAGACGAGCGTGTACCTGCAGGAGTGGGACATTCCTTTTGAGCAGCTGGACCTCGGGGAGCTCATTGGAAAG GGTCGCTGGGGCAGAGTGCACAAAGGTCGGTGGCATGGAGAGGTTGCCATCAGACTTCTTGAAATTGATGGAAACAATCAGGACCACCTGAAGCTCTTTAAGAAGGAGGTGATGAACTACAGACAGACCCGACACGAGAATGTGGTCCTCTTCATGGGGGCCTGCATGGCTCCACCCCACTTAGCCATCATCACCAG TTTCTGCAAAGGCAGGACGCTGTATTCAGTTGTTCGGGACACTAAAAACAATTTGGATATCAATAAAACAAGGCAAATCGCTCAGGAGATTGTAAAG GGAATGGGCTATCTTCACGCTAAAGGCATCGTTCACAAAGACCTGAAGTCCAAGAATGTTTTCCATGATACCAACAAAGTGGTCATCACTGATTTTGGCCTATTTGGGATTTCTGGAGTCGTTCAGGAGGGGAG GCGTGAAAATAAACTCAGACTTCCACACGGCTGGATTTGTTATCTCGCACCAGAGATTGTGTGTAAAATGAGTCCAGGTAACAACGAGGATCGCCTTCCCTTTTCAACAGCAGCAGATGTGTATGCCTTTGG AACGATTTGGTATGAGCTTCAAGCTAGAGACTGGCCAATTACTAACCAGCCTATTGAAGCCACCATCTGGCAGGTTGGGAGTGGAGAGGGCATAAAGAAGGTTTTGGGGGAGATCAGCCTGGGCAAGGAGGTCACA GAGATCCTCTCTGCCTGCTGGGCGTTTGACTCGAGAGATAGACCAACCTTCACCCAGCTGGCTGACTTGCTTGAGAAGTTGCCCAAACTCAACCGCAGGCTGTCCCACCCGGGACACTTTTGGAAGTCTGCAGA GTTGTAG
- the LOC124876621 gene encoding uncharacterized protein LOC124876621: MNGLLCYAEVLAMLLFIPWSVCETTDSARPELIVTSQVSNTSAGSISNHQTTIATSSPSVRKPTLPPTTCQCVQTNTATTTSPSTVNYLKQHCPMMLISCGALILACSILLISTLMLAWKVCQLRRCVRTLGGKGTLVSNSEYWMGMDKKNKAESHPEAKENSFLLTENSQTNQEIDNNTTKEDGGKVSEDGQNGEEKKVGDGQETKEAATPAATEESSPSSKPEEEATSSENTTGPPPLSSSEDTEEPKKEP; this comes from the coding sequence ATGAACGGCCTGCTGTGTTATGCTGAAGTTCTGGCCATGTTGCTGTTTATCCCATGGTCTGTGTGTGAAACCACAGACTCTGCAAGGCCTGAACTGATAGTTACAAGTCAGGTTTCAAACACCTCTGCTGGCAGCATTTCAAATCATCAGACAACTATAGCTACCTCATCACCTTCCGTGAGAAAACCTACTTTACCCCCAACTACATGCCAGTGTGTTCAAACcaacactgccaccaccacctCACCATCGACAGTCAATTATCTAAAACAACATTGTCCCATGATGCTAATAAGCTGCGGCGCTCTGATTTTAGCCTGCAGTATCCTGCTAATTTCTACCCTGATGCTTGCATGGAAGGTTTGCCAGCTTAGAAGATGCGTCAGAACACTGGGCGGCAAAGGCACCCTTGTCAGCAACTCTGAATACTGGATGGGGATggacaagaaaaacaaagccGAGTCACATCCAGAAGCTAAAGAAAACAGTTTCTTACTGACAGAGAATAGTCAAACAAATCAGGAGATTGACAACAATACTACCAAGgaagatggagggaaggtcagtgaGGATGGACAAAATGGAGAAGAGAAGAAGGTGGGAGATGGCCAGGAGACCAAGGAGGCTGCTACACCTGCTGCTACTGAGGAAAGTTCACCTTCTTCAAAGCCTGAAGAGGAGGCCACCAGTTCAGAGAACACCACAGGCCCTCCACCGCTTTCCTCCTCTGAGGACACAGAGGAACCAAAGAAAGAGCCTTAG
- the omgb gene encoding oligodendrocyte-myelin glycoprotein isoform X2, whose product MRRPALLKLFFNEALLELVLVLWLGLRVLAVCPSMCSCSRSHREVDCYRKNLKELPDGLQHNILSLNLSHNRLLHLDGRLTSYTHLRILDLSHNRLSHLPKALPRSLWELHASSNRIQLLDKNDTVYQWNLQTLDLSSNKLERAIFINNTLTNLCALNLSHNYFWTLPTNLPAHLETIDLSHNLLVKVLPGSLDRLPRLSHLYLHANRFSSLPSGVLDKMVSLRVITLGSNPWACHLYVDVDYLQSWTQSTSVLVLGCPCHTQPVCGGMRPSRTGGWHFGSFALPPLAVGNPDLSSISPEESITPWYWSVSALQTSPQTLREALNTLHDAFTETPISISTIAINHLAGPSSRENIDHLIPGTKETSASDSHHTEDLPHFSDKSLITDTSKGNGMELASDRFFITEASSIQTKRTATLRTRSVRRQNQSPSGGIRNSSPYLAAACSLLCVFHNLMLLSLVLPQVF is encoded by the exons ATGAGGAG GCCTGCGCTGttgaagcttttttttaatgaggCCCTCCTGGAGCTCGTGCTTGTGCTGTGGCTTGGGCTTCGTGTCCTGGCTGTGTGCCCCTCCATGTGCTCCTGCAGCCGCAGCCACAGAGAGGTGGACTGCTACCGGAAGAATCTGAAAGAGCTCCCCGATGGTTTGCAGCATAACATCCTCTCTCTCAATCTGTCCCACAACCGACTTCTCCACCTGGACGGGAGGCTCACCTCATATACCCATCTCCGCATCCTGGATTTGTCCCACAACAGGCTGAGCCACCTGCCCAAAGCCCTTCCTCGGTCCCTCTGGGAGCTCCACGCCTCCTCCAACCGCATCCAGCTGTTGGACAAGAATGACACGGTCTACCAGTGGAACCTGCAGACACTCGACCTCTCGAGCAACAAGCTAGAAAGGGCCATCTTCATCAATAATACACTGACTAATTTGTGTGCTCTCAACCTTAGCCACAATTACTTCTGGACTTTGCCCACCAACCTGCCTGCACACCTGGAGACCATCGATCTGTCCCACAACCTGCTTGTGAAGGTGCTGCCAGGTTCTCTTGACAGGCTCCCAAGGTTATCTCACTTGTACCTACATGCTAACCGCTTCTCCTCACTACCCTCTGGAGTTTTGGACAAGATGGTTTCCCTCAGAGTTATCACTCTGGGCAGCAACCCTTGGGCCTGCCACCTTTATGTTGATGTAGACTACTTACAGTCTTGGACTCAGAGCACCTCTGTGCTTGTCCTCGGCTGCCCCTGCCACACTCAGCCTGTGTGTGGAGGGATGCGCCCCAGCAGGACTGGAGGTTGGCACTTTGGCTCCTTTGCTCTGCCTCCTCTGGCAGTCGGTAACCCAGACCTGAGCTCCATCTCCCCTGAAGAAAGCATCACACCGTGGTACTGGTCTGTTTCTGCTCTGCAAACCTCACCTCAAACCCTCAGAGAGGCTCTAAACACACTGCACGATGCCTTCACAGAAACGCCCATCAGCATTTCCaccatagcaattaatcacctGGCTGGACCTAGCAGCCGGGAGAACATAGATCATCTCATCCCAGGCACAAAGGAAACTTCAGCCTCAGACTCTCACCACACGGAAGACTTACCCCATTTCTCTGACAAAAGTCTTATTACTGATACGTCTAAAGGAAACGGCATGGAGCTGGCTTCTGATCGATTCTTTATAACTGAGGCCTCCTCCATTCAAACAAAGAGGACAGCCACTCTCCGCACTAGAAGCGTGAGGAGACAGAATCAGTCGCCTTCTGGTGGTATCAGAAACAGCAGCCCATACCTTGCTGCAGCCTGCTCCTTACTCTGTGTCTTTCACAACTTGATGCTTCTGTCTCTCGTTTTGCCTCAAGTCTTCTGA
- the omgb gene encoding oligodendrocyte-myelin glycoprotein isoform X1 — MRSRPALLKLFFNEALLELVLVLWLGLRVLAVCPSMCSCSRSHREVDCYRKNLKELPDGLQHNILSLNLSHNRLLHLDGRLTSYTHLRILDLSHNRLSHLPKALPRSLWELHASSNRIQLLDKNDTVYQWNLQTLDLSSNKLERAIFINNTLTNLCALNLSHNYFWTLPTNLPAHLETIDLSHNLLVKVLPGSLDRLPRLSHLYLHANRFSSLPSGVLDKMVSLRVITLGSNPWACHLYVDVDYLQSWTQSTSVLVLGCPCHTQPVCGGMRPSRTGGWHFGSFALPPLAVGNPDLSSISPEESITPWYWSVSALQTSPQTLREALNTLHDAFTETPISISTIAINHLAGPSSRENIDHLIPGTKETSASDSHHTEDLPHFSDKSLITDTSKGNGMELASDRFFITEASSIQTKRTATLRTRSVRRQNQSPSGGIRNSSPYLAAACSLLCVFHNLMLLSLVLPQVF, encoded by the exons ATGAGGAG CAGGCCTGCGCTGttgaagcttttttttaatgaggCCCTCCTGGAGCTCGTGCTTGTGCTGTGGCTTGGGCTTCGTGTCCTGGCTGTGTGCCCCTCCATGTGCTCCTGCAGCCGCAGCCACAGAGAGGTGGACTGCTACCGGAAGAATCTGAAAGAGCTCCCCGATGGTTTGCAGCATAACATCCTCTCTCTCAATCTGTCCCACAACCGACTTCTCCACCTGGACGGGAGGCTCACCTCATATACCCATCTCCGCATCCTGGATTTGTCCCACAACAGGCTGAGCCACCTGCCCAAAGCCCTTCCTCGGTCCCTCTGGGAGCTCCACGCCTCCTCCAACCGCATCCAGCTGTTGGACAAGAATGACACGGTCTACCAGTGGAACCTGCAGACACTCGACCTCTCGAGCAACAAGCTAGAAAGGGCCATCTTCATCAATAATACACTGACTAATTTGTGTGCTCTCAACCTTAGCCACAATTACTTCTGGACTTTGCCCACCAACCTGCCTGCACACCTGGAGACCATCGATCTGTCCCACAACCTGCTTGTGAAGGTGCTGCCAGGTTCTCTTGACAGGCTCCCAAGGTTATCTCACTTGTACCTACATGCTAACCGCTTCTCCTCACTACCCTCTGGAGTTTTGGACAAGATGGTTTCCCTCAGAGTTATCACTCTGGGCAGCAACCCTTGGGCCTGCCACCTTTATGTTGATGTAGACTACTTACAGTCTTGGACTCAGAGCACCTCTGTGCTTGTCCTCGGCTGCCCCTGCCACACTCAGCCTGTGTGTGGAGGGATGCGCCCCAGCAGGACTGGAGGTTGGCACTTTGGCTCCTTTGCTCTGCCTCCTCTGGCAGTCGGTAACCCAGACCTGAGCTCCATCTCCCCTGAAGAAAGCATCACACCGTGGTACTGGTCTGTTTCTGCTCTGCAAACCTCACCTCAAACCCTCAGAGAGGCTCTAAACACACTGCACGATGCCTTCACAGAAACGCCCATCAGCATTTCCaccatagcaattaatcacctGGCTGGACCTAGCAGCCGGGAGAACATAGATCATCTCATCCCAGGCACAAAGGAAACTTCAGCCTCAGACTCTCACCACACGGAAGACTTACCCCATTTCTCTGACAAAAGTCTTATTACTGATACGTCTAAAGGAAACGGCATGGAGCTGGCTTCTGATCGATTCTTTATAACTGAGGCCTCCTCCATTCAAACAAAGAGGACAGCCACTCTCCGCACTAGAAGCGTGAGGAGACAGAATCAGTCGCCTTCTGGTGGTATCAGAAACAGCAGCCCATACCTTGCTGCAGCCTGCTCCTTACTCTGTGTCTTTCACAACTTGATGCTTCTGTCTCTCGTTTTGCCTCAAGTCTTCTGA